A single genomic interval of Thermovirga sp. harbors:
- a CDS encoding cadherin-like domain-containing protein has product TYTPNEDYHGTDSFTYTVTTAAGNTETATVDVTVNPVVDAFDDVASTDEDTPVVIGVLYNDTFGPNAEVTSVTQGSHGTVSFNENGDMIYTPGDHLQSLAEGETQTDTFTYTVTTAAGNTETATVTVTINGANDAPESTLIEDRSDLDADVISHDVSGHFSDPDLSDKLTFSADGLPAGLSIDPDTGKISGTIDRSASQGGPGDNGVYTVTVTATDPHDASTSQTFEWTVTNPAPVAKPDTNIVYEDAPDQEGHDDSNPDTSIVAGNVLDNDEDPDGDDLRVDSVDGQAISKGGSVSIDGTYGTVTINSDGSYTYALDNTKDVIQALAHNDPYLTDTFTYTITDDEGGSSSATLTIRIHGTNDPPEISKGEGDNDSASFIETNEGLATSGTDTLSLKDIDTTNTVETSVVEVKTTGGTYTGPLPDNLLDMLTVSGGLASGETEGKIHWTFDSGTEAFDFLPAGQTLILTYTVRATDSYEADTHDITITITGTNDVGEIIDDAENINEDVTLTGNVLDNDIPDPDYGESLIVSGFKVDSDGNGVQENYFAGDTVILKTSTGGGIGTFQLNANGSYTFTPHPNYSGPVPEISYKAGNLSFDDWATLTITINPVADAPKWEVHSGVETNEDEMIPLNFKMPAMTDNIDENGALPGDYPERLGFIELQSVDTGAEIYKGDGTTLLFTGANNTMTIVIVDEQGNLDTTVHYTDLTSDSNYGSAIKLTQAEFEALKILPPADRHNDIDMTLRVTSYETDDSGNRDTSVSGAAASRNIHVEVLAVTDDVDLKIDGSDDSYSATIDEDTTLDLSSLLSANFEDLDGSEKRSIVISNPEGNDPIAVNGTTVNGGSSITINAPGLSTSTSGFPAISIGGAANISGDLKGITVTLHAQDTDSDSPGHTPGVKTDSVTLNLYVNPVAGDVDAPPVSTEEDTAVKFMEGLALTDTDGSEVMDSITIKEVPTGWVIKNSVGTEVHTGNGSSDYSVPTADVSDGSYKNYTITPPAHSSADETLTVSVQTTDTKVVDGTTVTSTETENLGVKVTVTPVAEVVGVDSDGDGTDDLTMTAGHTYGEQVEAYEDEWFDLNQDSFNLKDGWHNQDGIDVGGTEKTFALLTPVLDGGSANGSRFSYFDGTETHTLTYNGTAVEIPMEYLDTVQFMAPEHVSGRFEIKVEAKTIDTDPDTGATDTAESGSATLANLVVLPVADQVTLAVSSPSRGEEDTEIALKIRPTSSDPSETFNVTIEDIPDGAILKYGGDTITPDGGVVTIDNFDSNESLTIQPPPNSNKDFTLKASAVSVDTLDDYTDESALSEILDINIVVKGVADEPDVAVKDLERTEDQVDSGGGRISLSEIITKAELTDTDGSEKLTMTLTGLDPQFTIEGATFLGGSGTGRTWLVCQAELTNSSTCPKIVVPENYSGTIDMTVRPVTTEDDGHSHTWNPIDITVTVTPSPEATMALSTTTFEDTLAKVDLGIRHQHGDTDEELSSVWIKVSDVEGKGFTLCYGNSTETTLADAADGQAESGVVLEDGWYKLTGAAIDNVYAKGGANASGSYSFDVRYEVTDPSTDDTLPSVSSQTDATYTLTVRAVTDATETSLGEFGFINNPDNASVDVDGTTVTAEGNTSISIPVTVTQLPDPDAGGLPDTDGSERLVRFVIDGVPDGVRVEGGVYIGDTPDHENTGQWLIEKNVAFNGTDQVTEDIVFHLEGSKVLVGGLNETITITAVTQDTDSFDVSSQANWTLVTSDSDHFDDTGATQGSPAQIITHGLTDAGVMEDTPKGLNDLVDFEITGSSPFSITLTHLPPGTVVTGMTQTTVDGQTVWTASGTGGNAELQALLDDITVTPPENWNDNNHQGDFSFSVHLTTYAEGGQQHDQPLTVSPAIEPVTDPALIEVSAPDVNEGNHVPIALVLSNSADGEFSKIVDGKLYITLNESSMDSVGSLWHGGSEIHTQLVSGIDGIADGNYFVIDGVSMGETINLEYQPSGHASGSVSLTASLESQEYGAANSIPTTVDDTFWVNAVNSGFEVTAGDVSGDEDTPIVLNIGGSGLVDTDGSESTISAILSNVPLDHLVIVGADAGSAAMADNLGGDGLVNSWSLPLDASGQLPAYMAILPPENWSGTIEDIALTVYSGESSLEPTADTATFDVEVVPVADGVNLHPTLTFGTEGDHIPLNLNATMIDSDGSETVTLSVQGLGQYAAFHAGGSLLPDFTYDSGSDTYTISGIDQGSINDITFIQSSVTGPVTVEAYTVETANNDASGKTSGSFQVNISEVMATAGNDTFLYDGTRSYDGGDGTDTLVLRYGEDIDFNTDYDIKNMEILDLASSGYGHTLDNLSVQDVLDITDANNDLWILGDGGDSVNIVDDGEWSISLGSHVQEIGGVDITFDVYTHAILNGLDVTLYIQQEIEGQLMQP; this is encoded by the coding sequence CTGAGACCGCCACGGTCACGGTGACGATCAACGGTGCCAACGACGCCCCGGAGAGTACACTTATTGAAGACCGGTCTGATTTAGACGCTGATGTAATAAGCCATGATGTATCGGGTCATTTCAGCGACCCCGACCTCTCGGACAAGCTTACTTTCAGCGCGGATGGTTTGCCCGCTGGTCTGAGCATTGACCCTGACACGGGCAAAATTTCTGGCACCATAGACCGTTCTGCGTCCCAGGGCGGCCCCGGTGATAACGGTGTCTACACGGTGACGGTGACGGCGACGGACCCTCACGATGCCAGCACGTCCCAGACGTTTGAGTGGACCGTTACGAACCCCGCTCCTGTTGCCAAACCCGACACGAACATTGTTTACGAGGATGCGCCGGACCAGGAAGGCCACGATGACAGCAATCCTGACACATCGATTGTGGCCGGCAACGTTCTTGACAATGATGAGGATCCCGATGGTGACGACTTGCGGGTGGATAGCGTCGATGGACAGGCGATCTCCAAGGGTGGTAGCGTGTCGATCGATGGCACCTACGGCACGGTGACGATCAACTCCGACGGCAGTTACACCTACGCCCTGGACAACACGAAGGATGTAATCCAGGCTCTTGCTCACAATGATCCTTATTTAACGGACACCTTCACCTACACGATCACCGATGATGAGGGAGGCAGTTCCAGTGCTACGTTGACCATTAGAATTCACGGCACGAATGACCCCCCGGAGATCTCCAAGGGAGAGGGCGACAATGATTCCGCAAGCTTCATCGAGACCAATGAAGGATTGGCTACTTCCGGCACCGATACCTTATCCCTGAAAGATATCGATACGACGAACACGGTAGAAACGAGCGTTGTAGAGGTAAAAACAACTGGCGGTACCTATACTGGCCCCTTGCCAGACAATCTTCTTGACATGTTAACCGTGAGTGGCGGGCTTGCTTCAGGAGAGACGGAAGGAAAGATCCACTGGACCTTCGACTCGGGGACCGAGGCTTTCGACTTCTTGCCTGCGGGCCAGACATTGATCCTGACCTACACCGTAAGAGCCACCGACAGCTACGAGGCCGACACTCATGACATCACCATCACCATCACCGGCACCAATGACGTGGGCGAGATCATCGACGACGCGGAAAACATCAATGAGGATGTCACCCTTACCGGTAATGTCCTGGACAATGATATTCCCGACCCGGATTATGGCGAGAGCCTGATCGTGAGTGGCTTCAAAGTCGATAGCGACGGAAACGGGGTCCAGGAGAATTATTTCGCCGGTGACACCGTGATTCTTAAAACCTCCACAGGAGGCGGTATAGGAACCTTCCAACTGAACGCCAACGGGAGCTACACCTTCACGCCTCACCCTAACTACAGCGGGCCTGTCCCGGAAATTAGCTATAAGGCTGGCAATCTTTCATTCGATGACTGGGCTACGCTGACGATTACGATTAACCCCGTCGCGGACGCGCCGAAGTGGGAAGTCCATAGCGGTGTAGAAACCAACGAGGATGAGATGATCCCCCTCAATTTCAAAATGCCTGCGATGACCGACAACATTGATGAAAATGGCGCTTTGCCCGGGGACTATCCTGAGAGGCTGGGTTTTATCGAGCTCCAGAGCGTCGACACCGGCGCGGAGATTTATAAAGGCGACGGTACCACCCTTCTTTTCACGGGGGCTAATAACACCATGACGATAGTCATCGTGGATGAGCAGGGGAACCTCGATACCACTGTCCACTACACCGATCTGACCTCGGATTCGAACTATGGGTCCGCGATCAAACTGACCCAGGCCGAATTCGAGGCATTGAAAATCCTCCCCCCCGCCGATCGTCATAATGATATCGACATGACCCTGAGGGTGACCAGTTATGAGACCGATGATTCCGGAAACCGGGACACTTCCGTTTCCGGGGCCGCCGCCTCAAGGAATATTCATGTCGAAGTTCTCGCCGTCACCGACGATGTCGACCTCAAGATAGACGGTTCCGACGATTCTTACAGCGCAACCATTGACGAGGACACGACACTTGACCTTTCATCGTTGCTATCGGCCAATTTCGAAGACCTCGACGGCAGTGAAAAGCGTTCCATCGTCATATCCAATCCGGAGGGCAACGACCCGATAGCCGTCAACGGCACTACCGTCAACGGCGGGTCCTCGATCACGATCAACGCCCCCGGCCTCAGCACTTCCACGTCGGGCTTTCCGGCCATCTCCATCGGGGGTGCGGCCAACATCAGCGGAGACCTCAAGGGCATTACCGTTACTCTCCACGCCCAGGATACCGACAGCGATTCTCCCGGCCATACACCCGGGGTGAAAACCGACAGCGTCACCCTGAACCTTTACGTCAACCCCGTGGCGGGCGATGTTGATGCCCCCCCGGTGAGCACCGAAGAGGATACAGCCGTGAAGTTCATGGAGGGCCTGGCGCTCACTGATACCGACGGAAGCGAAGTGATGGACAGCATCACCATAAAGGAGGTTCCCACCGGCTGGGTAATAAAAAACTCTGTCGGCACCGAAGTTCACACCGGCAACGGTTCATCGGACTACTCTGTCCCGACCGCTGATGTTTCCGACGGGAGTTACAAGAATTACACCATCACGCCACCGGCCCATTCGAGCGCCGATGAAACGCTCACTGTCTCCGTCCAGACCACGGACACCAAAGTTGTCGACGGAACCACCGTGACTTCGACCGAGACGGAAAACCTGGGTGTCAAGGTCACCGTGACGCCCGTGGCCGAGGTCGTGGGCGTCGACTCCGATGGTGATGGAACAGACGACCTCACGATGACGGCAGGCCATACCTACGGAGAGCAGGTGGAGGCGTACGAAGATGAATGGTTCGACCTGAACCAGGACAGCTTCAACCTAAAGGACGGATGGCACAATCAAGACGGGATCGATGTCGGCGGTACAGAAAAGACCTTTGCCCTCCTCACACCGGTACTTGACGGCGGCTCGGCCAACGGTTCCCGGTTCAGCTACTTTGACGGGACGGAAACCCATACGCTGACCTACAACGGGACCGCCGTGGAGATACCGATGGAGTACCTCGATACGGTCCAGTTCATGGCTCCGGAGCACGTCTCGGGACGTTTCGAGATCAAGGTCGAGGCAAAAACCATCGACACTGACCCGGATACAGGCGCCACCGACACAGCCGAATCGGGCAGCGCCACGCTGGCTAACCTGGTGGTGCTGCCCGTGGCCGACCAGGTCACCCTGGCTGTGTCCTCACCGTCAAGGGGGGAAGAAGATACGGAAATAGCCCTGAAGATAAGGCCGACCAGCAGCGACCCCTCAGAGACCTTTAACGTGACCATAGAGGATATCCCCGACGGAGCGATCCTGAAATACGGCGGGGATACGATCACCCCCGATGGGGGGGTAGTAACCATCGATAACTTTGATAGCAATGAATCACTCACTATTCAGCCACCCCCGAATAGCAACAAAGACTTCACCCTTAAGGCCAGCGCGGTATCCGTCGATACCCTCGACGATTACACTGACGAATCGGCTCTTTCCGAGATTCTGGATATCAATATAGTCGTAAAGGGGGTTGCCGATGAACCCGATGTCGCTGTCAAGGATCTTGAACGGACCGAAGACCAAGTCGACTCGGGGGGTGGCAGGATCAGCCTTTCCGAGATCATTACCAAGGCCGAGCTGACCGACACCGATGGCTCGGAAAAGCTCACGATGACCCTGACCGGCCTCGACCCGCAATTTACCATCGAAGGGGCCACTTTCCTCGGGGGGAGCGGGACGGGCCGCACATGGCTTGTCTGCCAGGCCGAACTCACCAACTCATCGACCTGTCCGAAGATCGTGGTTCCGGAAAATTACAGCGGGACCATCGATATGACCGTCCGACCGGTGACGACGGAAGATGACGGCCACTCCCACACCTGGAACCCGATAGACATTACCGTGACGGTCACGCCTTCACCGGAAGCGACCATGGCCCTTTCCACGACGACCTTCGAGGACACCCTTGCCAAGGTTGATCTGGGCATCCGGCATCAGCACGGCGACACCGATGAGGAATTGTCCTCCGTCTGGATCAAGGTCTCCGATGTGGAGGGGAAAGGTTTCACCCTCTGCTACGGCAATTCCACGGAGACCACCCTGGCCGATGCCGCCGACGGCCAGGCCGAGTCGGGAGTAGTCCTGGAGGATGGCTGGTACAAGCTGACCGGAGCCGCCATCGATAACGTCTACGCGAAAGGCGGCGCCAATGCTTCGGGGTCATACTCCTTCGACGTACGTTACGAAGTGACCGATCCATCCACCGACGATACGCTGCCATCAGTCTCGAGTCAGACCGACGCCACCTATACTTTGACGGTCCGGGCTGTTACCGACGCGACGGAAACAAGCCTGGGCGAATTCGGTTTCATCAACAACCCCGACAACGCATCGGTCGATGTCGATGGGACCACTGTAACAGCCGAAGGAAACACGTCGATCAGCATCCCCGTGACGGTCACCCAACTGCCCGATCCCGATGCCGGCGGACTGCCCGACACGGACGGCAGCGAGCGGCTCGTAAGGTTCGTCATCGATGGCGTGCCCGATGGAGTGAGGGTGGAAGGGGGGGTCTACATTGGCGACACCCCGGATCATGAGAACACCGGACAGTGGCTCATTGAGAAAAACGTCGCTTTCAACGGCACCGACCAAGTCACTGAGGACATAGTATTCCATCTGGAAGGAAGCAAAGTCCTGGTAGGGGGTTTGAATGAAACGATCACCATAACCGCCGTGACCCAGGACACGGATAGCTTCGACGTCTCATCGCAGGCGAACTGGACCCTCGTAACGTCCGATTCGGACCATTTCGATGATACCGGCGCAACGCAAGGCAGCCCGGCCCAGATTATCACTCATGGATTGACCGATGCCGGGGTGATGGAAGACACGCCTAAAGGGCTGAACGACCTCGTGGACTTCGAGATAACAGGGTCAAGCCCCTTCTCGATAACCCTGACGCACCTGCCGCCGGGAACGGTCGTAACGGGGATGACCCAGACCACTGTTGACGGGCAAACGGTATGGACGGCTTCCGGGACGGGGGGCAACGCCGAACTTCAGGCATTGCTTGACGACATCACCGTCACACCGCCGGAAAACTGGAACGACAACAACCACCAGGGTGATTTCTCCTTCTCGGTGCACCTGACTACCTACGCCGAGGGAGGACAGCAGCATGATCAACCTCTGACCGTATCACCGGCGATTGAACCCGTAACCGATCCGGCCCTCATCGAAGTCAGTGCTCCCGATGTAAATGAGGGCAACCACGTCCCCATCGCCCTGGTTCTTTCCAACAGTGCCGACGGTGAGTTCTCTAAAATCGTCGACGGGAAGCTTTATATAACCCTTAATGAATCCAGCATGGATTCTGTTGGGAGCCTTTGGCACGGGGGTTCAGAAATACATACCCAGCTTGTTTCCGGTATAGACGGTATCGCCGACGGTAATTATTTTGTTATCGACGGCGTCAGCATGGGCGAAACGATCAACCTGGAGTATCAGCCCTCGGGCCACGCTTCCGGCTCGGTTTCCCTCACCGCCTCGCTGGAGTCTCAGGAGTATGGGGCTGCCAATAGCATACCCACGACTGTAGATGACACTTTCTGGGTCAACGCCGTGAACAGTGGTTTTGAAGTCACGGCGGGCGACGTGTCCGGCGACGAGGATACCCCTATAGTGCTCAACATCGGGGGGAGCGGCCTGGTCGATACGGACGGCTCGGAAAGCACGATATCCGCGATTTTAAGCAATGTCCCCCTGGATCACCTCGTCATCGTCGGCGCTGATGCTGGATCGGCGGCCATGGCGGACAACCTCGGCGGCGACGGGCTCGTCAACAGCTGGTCCTTGCCCCTTGATGCATCGGGACAGTTGCCGGCCTACATGGCCATCCTGCCCCCGGAGAACTGGAGCGGGACTATCGAAGATATTGCCCTCACCGTCTATTCCGGTGAAAGTTCGCTGGAACCGACGGCCGATACGGCCACTTTCGATGTAGAGGTCGTACCCGTGGCCGACGGTGTGAACCTGCACCCGACCCTGACCTTCGGCACCGAGGGCGATCATATCCCGCTTAACCTGAACGCCACCATGATCGATAGCGACGGTTCCGAAACCGTGACGCTCTCGGTGCAAGGGCTGGGCCAGTACGCCGCCTTCCACGCTGGAGGGAGCCTCCTGCCCGACTTCACCTACGATTCGGGTTCGGATACCTACACCATCTCGGGGATAGATCAGGGATCGATCAATGATATTACCTTCATCCAGTCATCGGTCACCGGCCCCGTGACTGTCGAGGCCTACACGGTGGAGACAGCGAACAATGATGCTTCGGGCAAAACCTCGGGTTCCTTCCAGGTAAATATTTCGGAGGTCATGGCCACGGCGGGGAATGACACATTCCTCTACGACGGCACCCGCTCCTATGACGGCGGGGATGGGACCGACACCCTGGTCCTGCGTTACGGGGAGGATATCGATTTCAACACCGACTACGATATCAAGAACATGGAGATCCTCGACCTGGCCTCCAGCGGTTACGGTCATACCTTGGATAACCTTTCAGTGCAGGATGTTTTGGACATCACCGACGCCAACAACGATCTCTGGATACTCGGCGACGGTGGAGACAGCGTGAACATCGTCGATGACGGGGAATGGAGCATCTCGTTGGGATCACATGTTCAGGAAATCGGTGGAGTGGACATAACTTTCGACGTGTACACCCACGCGATCCTCAACGGCCTGGACGTGACCCTTTATATCCAGCAGGAAATAGAGGGACAGCTCATGCAGCCATAG